One segment of Candidatus Hydrogenedentota bacterium DNA contains the following:
- a CDS encoding HEAT repeat domain-containing protein, producing MVKVKYRVQTWGFIFTACLTACWPVLAAELDDFLARVAAPSADVRAEAWKAAGPFGAAAVKPLAKLAESEEPGVTKAALAAIGTITAHAGRPGAPDELSAVAQALAEAVQAAGDDQLRRELLHFLGLAASDRQVSLLAGLLTDPAVGEDARIALERIPGDAATRALIEALRASSEEVQVRAADALARRGAQEAVPSLIELAQSSGNPRVGFACLEALGTFGVAPHRVFPRRPSFTPEQRVQYVRAALDAAYRLREEGKTQEASEIYESVTAYSGEPEHIREAVLGLDAANSKAFAAQAVGYLFHPGVSKVAYRALVESNQSGINDKLAMAYEKCEPVQRAVLLQILHERGAESLPRLLELARVEESPELRATALALSGESPPFEDVLTVAKTGSEWTRPRALEMARDRIAAMVSAGESESARTACIDLLGSGLPEEYAVAAFNALEGLPDADTAAYLDSLNLWEPEAAGAPGALSPAELEAAQRAYVACAAAEEGADTAKARLLHAAENSPFPSVTGLAVEKLAARGVSPKILAKRQGFITDWKIIGPFPNPDGTAFNRSFLDEAACKGDAPVKFEGKTYAWQHADTESVPAIIGLRARLDPSENVAAYAYAELQSPEARDVTFQIGSDDGCEFWVNGIRLHGINTPRGMLVDQDKVNAPLVAGANRVLIKVLQGAADWQFCVRVTEPSGVPLDLSE from the coding sequence ATGGTCAAAGTGAAATACCGTGTGCAAACGTGGGGCTTCATATTCACGGCGTGTTTGACGGCCTGCTGGCCGGTCCTGGCCGCCGAATTGGATGATTTTCTGGCCCGGGTCGCCGCTCCCAGCGCCGATGTGCGGGCCGAAGCCTGGAAGGCGGCGGGGCCCTTCGGCGCGGCGGCGGTTAAACCGCTGGCCAAACTGGCGGAATCCGAGGAGCCGGGGGTGACGAAAGCCGCGTTGGCGGCTATCGGAACCATCACGGCCCACGCAGGAAGACCCGGCGCCCCGGACGAACTGAGCGCGGTCGCGCAGGCTCTCGCGGAGGCCGTCCAAGCCGCGGGAGACGACCAGCTCCGTCGGGAACTCCTTCATTTTCTTGGACTTGCCGCGTCCGATAGGCAAGTCTCCTTGCTGGCGGGACTGCTGACCGATCCTGCCGTGGGAGAAGATGCGCGCATTGCCCTCGAGCGCATCCCCGGCGATGCGGCGACTCGAGCGCTTATCGAGGCGTTGCGCGCTTCGTCCGAGGAAGTGCAGGTCCGTGCGGCTGATGCTCTGGCCCGGCGCGGGGCTCAGGAAGCCGTTCCCTCGCTTATAGAGCTCGCTCAGTCCAGCGGGAACCCCCGTGTGGGGTTTGCCTGTTTGGAGGCCTTGGGCACATTCGGCGTGGCGCCGCACCGTGTCTTCCCCCGGCGGCCTTCGTTCACCCCGGAACAGCGCGTTCAATACGTTCGGGCGGCTTTGGACGCCGCATACCGGTTACGGGAAGAAGGCAAGACGCAAGAAGCTTCCGAGATCTACGAAAGCGTCACCGCGTATTCGGGCGAGCCCGAGCACATTCGCGAAGCGGTTCTGGGTCTCGATGCCGCGAACTCGAAGGCTTTTGCCGCCCAGGCCGTGGGATATCTCTTCCATCCGGGCGTCAGCAAAGTGGCCTACCGCGCGCTTGTGGAGTCAAATCAGAGTGGCATAAACGACAAACTCGCCATGGCATACGAGAAGTGCGAGCCCGTGCAGAGGGCGGTTCTGTTGCAGATTCTGCACGAGCGGGGCGCGGAATCGCTGCCCCGGCTACTCGAACTGGCGCGCGTGGAAGAGTCCCCCGAGCTGCGGGCCACAGCCCTGGCACTATCCGGCGAATCGCCGCCGTTCGAGGACGTGCTGACCGTTGCCAAGACCGGCTCGGAGTGGACGCGACCGCGCGCGCTCGAGATGGCACGCGACCGCATCGCAGCCATGGTTTCCGCGGGCGAATCCGAATCCGCGCGCACGGCCTGCATCGACTTGTTGGGGAGCGGGCTTCCCGAGGAGTATGCCGTCGCGGCTTTCAATGCCCTGGAAGGCCTTCCCGACGCGGATACAGCGGCCTATCTTGATAGCCTGAACCTTTGGGAACCGGAGGCGGCGGGCGCGCCCGGCGCCCTTAGCCCGGCGGAACTCGAAGCGGCGCAGCGGGCGTATGTCGCCTGTGCCGCGGCAGAAGAGGGCGCCGACACGGCCAAAGCGCGCCTGCTCCATGCCGCCGAGAACTCGCCGTTCCCCTCGGTCACCGGCCTCGCCGTAGAGAAGCTCGCGGCTCGGGGCGTCAGTCCTAAAATACTTGCGAAACGGCAAGGGTTCATCACCGACTGGAAAATCATCGGACCATTTCCCAATCCGGACGGGACCGCGTTCAACCGGTCATTTCTGGACGAGGCGGCCTGCAAGGGCGATGCCCCGGTCAAGTTCGAGGGGAAGACATACGCGTGGCAACACGCGGATACCGAGAGCGTGCCGGCAATAATCGGACTGCGCGCGCGGCTCGACCCGTCCGAGAACGTGGCGGCCTACGCCTATGCGGAACTGCAATCGCCGGAAGCACGTGACGTGACCTTTCAGATTGGGAGCGACGACGGTTGCGAGTTCTGGGTCAACGGCATCCGGCTGCACGGCATCAATACCCCGCGGGGAATGCTCGTGGACCAGGACAAGGTCAATGCACCACTGGTTGCGGGCGCGAACCGGGTGCTTATCAAGGTGCTTCAGGGGGCCGCTGACTGGCAGTTCTGCGTACGCGTCACCGAGCCGTCGGGCGTGCCTCTTGACCTTTCGGAATAA
- a CDS encoding phosphatidylinositol-specific phospholipase C/glycerophosphodiester phosphodiesterase family protein translates to MQGKHGLAVAIIALMPFAAMGCASAQRQSVRPQSCAHAHNDYEHPRPLFDAVEHGFCSIEADVHLMEGQLLVAHDIEDARPGRTLEGLYLAPLRELVRRNGGTLYPHGPSVILLIDFKSGAEPTYEALKPLLKRYKPMLTRYRGDRVYRGPVTVLISGNRPTRTVAGEAVRYVAIDGRAEDLESNPPAHLVPLISENWTRHFEWQGAGPFPEAEAIRLRAIVMKAHAQGRKVRFWSTADRPEVWDALLGAGVDLIGADDLGGLERYLRETGAKGS, encoded by the coding sequence ATGCAAGGAAAGCATGGCCTGGCGGTCGCGATCATCGCGCTTATGCCCTTCGCCGCAATGGGTTGCGCATCGGCGCAGCGACAGTCCGTGCGCCCACAGTCCTGTGCGCACGCCCATAACGATTACGAGCATCCCCGGCCACTGTTCGACGCCGTCGAGCATGGTTTCTGTAGTATCGAGGCGGACGTGCATCTCATGGAAGGCCAACTGCTTGTGGCTCACGACATTGAGGACGCACGGCCCGGACGGACCTTGGAAGGACTCTACCTCGCGCCGCTTCGCGAGCTTGTCAGGCGCAATGGCGGCACCTTGTATCCGCACGGTCCGTCCGTCATTCTGCTCATCGATTTCAAGAGCGGCGCGGAACCCACATATGAGGCGTTGAAGCCGCTGCTGAAACGGTACAAGCCCATGCTCACCAGATACCGCGGAGACCGGGTCTACAGAGGCCCCGTGACAGTACTTATCTCGGGGAACCGGCCCACGAGAACGGTAGCCGGGGAGGCGGTGCGGTATGTGGCCATCGACGGGCGCGCGGAGGACCTCGAAAGCAATCCCCCCGCACATCTTGTTCCCTTGATCAGCGAGAACTGGACAAGGCATTTCGAGTGGCAGGGGGCCGGGCCGTTTCCGGAAGCTGAGGCTATCCGCTTACGGGCCATTGTAATGAAAGCCCATGCACAGGGACGGAAGGTGCGCTTCTGGTCGACCGCCGACCGGCCGGAGGTCTGGGACGCGCTGCTCGGGGCCGGGGTCGACCTGATCGGCGCGGATGATCTCGGCGGACTCGAGCGGTACCTTCGAGAAACTGGCGCAAAAGGTTCCTAA
- a CDS encoding Gfo/Idh/MocA family oxidoreductase, which translates to MDTIRVGFVGLGSICKSRHVPGLRRIGGVEIVAVANRTMESSQRAAAQFDIPEACASWEEIVQRKDIDAVFIGTWPYMHKEVSVAALESGKHVFCQARMARDFAEAEAMHETARRSGRVAALCPVPIGLSIDATIARLLREGDLGDIRLVRVQSFTDAFARPEAPLHWRKDHRLSGLNMHTLGMYAEVIHRWFGWTWTVNAVTQTFTPTRLDPAGQETRVRIPDQVLFTAGMRAGFPVQYTISAAVHHGEEEIQVFGSEASLAYDVNDDVLYGARAGEVMGPVEIRPGEEYDLHEWPVERNFINAIREGAEYHPDFHDGLKYMQVVQAVYDSAREGRTVMLG; encoded by the coding sequence ATGGACACGATACGCGTTGGATTCGTCGGGCTCGGCAGCATCTGCAAGAGCCGTCATGTGCCGGGGTTGCGCCGCATCGGCGGTGTGGAAATCGTCGCGGTGGCGAACCGTACAATGGAGTCGAGCCAACGGGCGGCCGCCCAGTTCGACATCCCGGAAGCCTGCGCCTCGTGGGAGGAAATCGTCCAGCGCAAGGATATCGACGCGGTATTCATCGGAACATGGCCCTACATGCACAAAGAGGTCAGCGTCGCGGCCCTTGAGTCCGGCAAGCATGTCTTCTGCCAGGCGCGCATGGCGCGGGATTTCGCCGAAGCCGAGGCCATGCATGAAACAGCACGGCGGAGCGGGCGCGTGGCGGCTCTCTGCCCGGTTCCGATAGGCCTTTCGATTGATGCTACGATTGCCCGGTTGCTCCGCGAGGGCGACTTGGGCGACATACGGCTTGTGCGGGTCCAAAGTTTCACGGATGCCTTCGCGCGGCCCGAGGCGCCCTTGCATTGGCGAAAAGACCACCGCCTTTCGGGTCTCAACATGCACACCCTCGGGATGTATGCCGAAGTCATCCATCGGTGGTTCGGATGGACATGGACCGTCAATGCCGTTACTCAAACTTTCACGCCCACCCGGCTCGACCCGGCTGGCCAGGAAACGCGCGTCAGAATCCCCGACCAGGTCCTGTTTACGGCGGGCATGCGTGCAGGTTTTCCCGTCCAGTACACCATCAGCGCCGCGGTTCACCACGGGGAAGAAGAGATCCAGGTCTTCGGCTCCGAAGCGTCGCTGGCATATGACGTTAACGACGATGTTCTTTACGGCGCGCGGGCAGGCGAGGTGATGGGACCCGTCGAGATTCGTCCCGGCGAAGAGTACGACCTTCACGAGTGGCCGGTCGAGCGGAATTTCATCAATGCCATTCGGGAAGGCGCCGAATATCATCCCGATTTTCACGATGGCCTCAAGTACATGCAGGTTGTGCAAGCGGTCTACGATTCCGCGCGAGAGGGCAGGACCGTGATGCTTGGCTGA
- a CDS encoding SpoIIE family protein phosphatase has protein sequence MAIRGYINHRDESGGVHRLAIESVAVIGRAQECDLVIGDPAASRRHVEITRVGNSYRWRDLGSTNGTICNDTPMSGGPLRSGDVLRIGETRLRFEEEEEEEGPSEPRTTRVDWFRGTVLGPEGDERPSAIEDRQEAMLRAVCTLMSELSVRYDACSLVDRVLETSCNAIKAQRAALFFAEPGESELLPCPDCGHVHMMENGNLRHALPGEIRISNTVTRRVLRNEESFLCQDSRWDREIELAKSVIELDLRSIICVPIRGQRRVNGVLYVDSNRPGQPYTDDDMLLIAAVGNAAGLALENAHLQREILEKQRMEQEIEHAWTIQQGFLVKSWPEDARRFEVFGETRPAKVVGGDFYDFVQPAGDRVGILVGDVSGKGVGAALTMAQVLAEFRLRVQTILSPAEVLAALNADLAARSQAGTFCTLHYITLDLNTGNIASANAGHFPALRFGKRKPSEFGAASGPPLGILHDARWSETRSTLEQGETLLLYSDGIVEARMGAALREGDTFVEFGIEGIEKALAREPGARPKRLVEIVEEAVMRFCAPEHPQDDCTMIALRYFG, from the coding sequence GTGGCTATTAGAGGGTATATCAACCACCGCGACGAAAGTGGCGGGGTACACCGCCTGGCCATAGAAAGCGTCGCGGTGATTGGCCGTGCCCAGGAATGCGATTTGGTGATTGGCGACCCGGCGGCGTCGCGCCGCCATGTCGAGATTACCCGTGTGGGCAACAGTTACCGGTGGCGCGATCTGGGAAGCACCAACGGCACGATCTGCAACGATACCCCGATGAGCGGGGGGCCGCTTCGTTCGGGCGACGTGCTGCGCATTGGTGAAACCCGCCTCCGGTTCGAGGAGGAAGAGGAAGAAGAAGGGCCTTCCGAGCCCCGGACCACGCGCGTGGATTGGTTCAGGGGCACAGTGCTTGGTCCCGAGGGCGACGAACGCCCTTCCGCCATCGAAGACCGCCAGGAAGCAATGCTGCGCGCGGTTTGCACCCTCATGAGCGAACTCTCCGTGCGGTACGACGCCTGCAGCCTCGTGGACCGTGTGCTCGAGACCTCGTGCAACGCCATCAAAGCTCAGCGCGCCGCCCTCTTCTTCGCGGAGCCGGGAGAATCGGAGCTCCTTCCATGCCCTGACTGCGGGCACGTGCACATGATGGAAAATGGGAATCTTCGCCACGCGCTGCCGGGCGAGATCCGCATCAGCAACACCGTGACCCGCCGGGTCCTGCGCAACGAAGAAAGTTTCCTGTGCCAGGATTCCCGCTGGGACCGCGAGATCGAACTCGCCAAGAGCGTCATCGAACTCGACCTGCGGTCTATCATCTGCGTCCCTATCCGTGGGCAGCGCCGCGTAAACGGCGTTCTCTACGTGGACAGCAACCGTCCCGGCCAACCGTATACAGACGATGACATGCTGCTGATCGCCGCGGTGGGCAACGCCGCCGGCCTGGCTCTCGAGAACGCCCATCTCCAGCGCGAGATCCTCGAGAAACAGCGCATGGAACAGGAAATCGAACATGCATGGACTATCCAACAAGGGTTCCTGGTCAAATCATGGCCGGAGGATGCCCGGCGGTTCGAGGTGTTCGGCGAAACCCGGCCCGCCAAGGTCGTCGGGGGAGATTTCTACGATTTTGTGCAGCCCGCCGGCGACCGCGTGGGGATCCTGGTGGGCGATGTGAGCGGAAAAGGCGTGGGGGCGGCGCTGACTATGGCGCAGGTCCTTGCCGAGTTCCGGTTGCGCGTTCAAACAATCCTATCGCCCGCGGAGGTCCTTGCCGCACTTAACGCGGACCTTGCGGCGCGCAGTCAGGCCGGCACGTTCTGCACCTTGCACTACATCACCCTGGACCTGAATACCGGCAACATAGCCAGCGCCAATGCGGGCCATTTTCCGGCCCTGCGCTTCGGCAAGCGCAAGCCGTCGGAGTTTGGCGCGGCGAGTGGACCGCCTTTGGGGATTTTGCACGACGCCCGATGGTCGGAGACGCGCTCGACCCTTGAACAGGGCGAAACGCTCTTGTTGTATTCCGACGGGATAGTTGAGGCCCGCATGGGTGCGGCGTTGCGCGAGGGGGACACGTTCGTCGAATTTGGCATCGAGGGAATCGAGAAGGCGCTCGCGAGGGAGCCCGGCGCGCGCCCGAAGCGCCTCGTTGAAATCGTGGAAGAAGCGGTCATGAGGTTCTGCGCACCGGAGCATCCGCAGGACGATTGCACCATGATTGCATTGCGATATTTCGGTTAA
- a CDS encoding ATP-binding protein, with protein MERRIRVKVQAEPKALEAVRGLVRGFARSWGLPSGRVDEIVLAVNEACSNSIRHSYRSDPARSFVLAMGATDRYLEFELRDSGKPAPREHVAVSRRTRPKQGELRPGGLGVGLIYQVFDEVVFEPGRTRGNRVLMRALRGNQNRKCRSGTAQCAEKGPNMHGRTQDPKT; from the coding sequence ATGGAACGTCGTATACGCGTTAAGGTACAGGCGGAGCCGAAGGCTCTCGAGGCCGTGCGCGGACTCGTGCGCGGTTTCGCCCGGAGTTGGGGGCTTCCGAGCGGCCGGGTAGACGAAATCGTGCTGGCGGTCAACGAAGCGTGCAGCAACTCGATCCGGCATTCGTACCGTTCAGATCCCGCACGCTCGTTTGTGCTTGCCATGGGCGCCACGGACCGGTACCTCGAGTTCGAGTTGCGCGATTCGGGCAAACCCGCGCCGCGCGAGCATGTGGCTGTGTCGCGGCGGACCCGCCCGAAGCAGGGCGAACTCCGTCCGGGCGGTTTAGGCGTGGGGCTCATCTACCAGGTATTCGATGAGGTTGTTTTCGAGCCGGGCCGCACGCGCGGCAACCGGGTGTTGATGCGAGCCTTGCGCGGAAACCAGAACCGAAAATGCCGTTCCGGCACGGCTCAATGTGCGGAGAAAGGCCCCAACATGCACGGCAGAACACAGGATCCCAAAACGTGA
- a CDS encoding STAS domain-containing protein has product MKTEVETRNHMCVVKVAGEVDLYSSPELRKAITKAVPAAEALAAVDLSGVTYMDSSGVATLVEGLRESDKKGIAFALVAPSQPVLKVLSLSRLDKVFDIRENLDEASGV; this is encoded by the coding sequence GTGAAAACAGAAGTCGAAACGCGAAACCATATGTGCGTGGTCAAGGTGGCTGGCGAGGTCGATCTGTACAGTTCGCCGGAGTTGAGGAAGGCCATCACGAAGGCCGTGCCGGCGGCGGAAGCGCTTGCGGCGGTTGACCTCAGCGGTGTGACTTACATGGACAGTTCGGGCGTGGCCACGCTGGTCGAAGGCTTGCGGGAATCGGACAAGAAGGGCATTGCGTTCGCCCTGGTTGCCCCGTCGCAACCCGTATTGAAAGTGCTTTCGCTGTCGCGGCTGGACAAGGTATTCGACATTCGCGAGAACCTGGACGAGGCTTCGGGCGTCTGA
- a CDS encoding ABC transporter permease, producing the protein MSVVVAVLGHTGRISLNVLYAVSRVCLLMVETFDWIVVRPLRGQGLRVRSTVLHLVEFGVNSFPVVGLVCILVGAIMAMQASYQLSRFGAQQFIADLVSVAAMRELAPLMTAVLVTGRCGSAIAAEIGSMRVAEEIDALEVMGINPIRFLVAPKFLAMLIAVPSLTVLATLVMIAGGYLLSTTVVGIDAGLYLERTANALQMKDFATGFVKSVFFAVVICWVGVYRGFQAEGGAEGVGRMTTSSVVTSIFWIVVVDMVFTVFFYFI; encoded by the coding sequence ATGAGCGTGGTTGTTGCGGTACTCGGGCATACGGGGCGGATTTCGCTCAACGTTCTCTACGCCGTCAGCAGGGTCTGCCTGCTGATGGTCGAGACGTTTGACTGGATTGTAGTGCGTCCGCTCCGCGGACAGGGGCTGCGCGTCCGCAGCACCGTCCTGCACCTCGTGGAGTTCGGAGTCAACTCCTTCCCCGTTGTGGGGCTGGTGTGTATCCTCGTGGGCGCCATCATGGCAATGCAGGCCTCGTACCAGTTGTCGCGGTTCGGGGCGCAGCAGTTCATCGCCGATCTGGTGAGCGTGGCCGCCATGCGGGAATTGGCGCCGCTGATGACCGCGGTGCTGGTCACGGGGCGCTGTGGTTCAGCCATTGCGGCGGAGATCGGCTCGATGAGGGTGGCCGAGGAGATCGACGCGCTCGAGGTTATGGGGATCAATCCCATCCGTTTCCTGGTAGCGCCCAAGTTTCTTGCGATGCTGATCGCGGTCCCAAGCCTGACGGTGTTGGCCACGCTGGTCATGATTGCCGGCGGCTACCTTCTTTCGACAACTGTGGTGGGAATCGACGCGGGCCTGTATCTCGAACGCACCGCTAACGCCCTGCAGATGAAGGATTTCGCGACCGGATTCGTCAAGAGCGTCTTTTTCGCGGTAGTGATTTGCTGGGTCGGGGTGTACCGCGGTTTCCAGGCTGAGGGCGGCGCCGAAGGCGTCGGCCGCATGACCACCTCGTCCGTCGTAACCTCTATTTTCTGGATTGTCGTGGTCGACATGGTTTTCACGGTGTTTTTCTACTTCATATGA
- a CDS encoding ABC transporter ATP-binding protein produces MTNNDSIIQIRGLVAKYGETTVLDDINLDIRRGETFVILGGSGCGKSTLLRNLVGLMRPAAGTILINGEDFTSMSDDQRSAVRKRMGMCFQGAALLNSMSLYDNVALPLREHTRLKESTIEIMTRIKLDLVGLAGFEDYQPSELSGGMKKRAGIARAMAMDPEMIFYDEPSAGLDPIVAAGVDMLIRKMQNTFNLTSVVVTHELASVDMIADRACLLKEGRIVAAGTVAELRANPHPFVRQFFERKPEDESARNDDFIRSLMRGE; encoded by the coding sequence ATGACGAACAACGACTCCATCATCCAGATACGCGGCCTTGTCGCAAAATACGGCGAGACCACCGTGCTGGACGACATCAACCTCGACATTCGCCGGGGCGAGACGTTTGTGATCCTCGGCGGCAGCGGATGCGGGAAAAGCACCTTGCTGCGGAATCTGGTGGGTCTGATGCGTCCCGCCGCGGGTACGATTCTCATCAACGGAGAAGATTTCACCTCGATGTCCGACGACCAGCGGAGCGCTGTGCGCAAACGCATGGGCATGTGTTTTCAAGGCGCCGCGCTGCTCAATTCCATGAGCCTGTACGATAACGTGGCCCTGCCCCTCCGGGAGCATACAAGGCTCAAGGAGTCCACCATCGAGATCATGACCCGCATCAAGCTCGACCTGGTCGGATTGGCGGGATTCGAGGACTACCAGCCGTCCGAGTTGAGCGGCGGCATGAAGAAACGGGCGGGCATCGCCCGCGCGATGGCCATGGACCCCGAGATGATCTTCTATGACGAACCGTCGGCCGGGCTGGATCCGATTGTGGCGGCCGGCGTGGACATGCTCATCCGGAAGATGCAGAATACGTTCAACCTGACGAGTGTCGTGGTAACCCATGAACTGGCGAGCGTCGATATGATTGCCGACCGCGCATGCCTCCTCAAGGAAGGGCGAATCGTGGCGGCGGGGACCGTGGCGGAACTGAGAGCCAACCCCCACCCGTTCGTGCGTCAGTTCTTCGAGCGGAAGCCAGAGGACGAGTCCGCTCGCAATGACGATTTCATTCGGTCTCTTATGCGGGGTGAATAG
- a CDS encoding MlaD family protein, giving the protein MAARKHNFTTAEIKAGVFVLVAALVFAALLAVIRGYRPVAETKTFYASFTDIGGLNPGADVRFGGTKVGHVVEIALHPADPSLIRVAFEVPAQVPVHKDSKVYVTQITLTSEMHLEVMTGTAEAGLMPPGSEIETTVGGIRKLLAGAGDTSQTLQSILDDFRDLMGVEEARQEAAENAGGEMATVAEVVDEVKGVVSEGREDVRGILDNAGEIEKSAKQLLEDTRAVLAENRPEIKTSLENVRDTTESTKKAVVTVQDILDRAAILSERFDGIADTLEGALGNLEGLGEDARGALAENKPEIEDTIRDLRKTADYLREFARTVSEQPESLLRGENREGRHH; this is encoded by the coding sequence GTGGCGGCGCGAAAACACAATTTCACGACGGCGGAAATCAAAGCGGGGGTGTTCGTCCTTGTCGCCGCGCTGGTGTTTGCCGCATTGCTGGCCGTCATTCGAGGGTACCGCCCTGTCGCGGAAACCAAGACGTTCTATGCATCGTTTACGGATATCGGAGGTCTGAATCCCGGCGCCGACGTCCGGTTTGGCGGCACGAAAGTCGGACACGTTGTCGAGATAGCCTTGCACCCGGCGGATCCCTCGCTGATCCGCGTTGCTTTCGAGGTGCCGGCGCAGGTGCCCGTCCACAAGGACAGCAAGGTCTACGTCACTCAGATCACCTTGACTTCCGAGATGCACCTCGAGGTGATGACCGGCACCGCCGAGGCAGGGCTCATGCCCCCCGGCTCCGAAATCGAGACGACGGTAGGCGGCATCAGGAAGCTGCTGGCCGGCGCCGGCGACACCTCCCAAACGCTGCAGAGCATCCTGGATGATTTCCGCGACCTCATGGGGGTCGAAGAAGCGCGGCAGGAAGCCGCCGAGAACGCCGGCGGAGAGATGGCCACCGTCGCCGAGGTGGTCGACGAGGTCAAAGGCGTCGTATCGGAGGGGCGCGAAGATGTCCGCGGCATTCTCGACAACGCGGGCGAAATCGAGAAAAGCGCAAAGCAGCTGCTCGAGGACACGCGCGCGGTCCTCGCGGAGAACCGCCCCGAGATCAAGACGTCCCTCGAGAACGTACGCGATACCACGGAAAGCACCAAAAAGGCGGTTGTAACCGTGCAGGACATTCTCGACCGTGCAGCAATCCTGAGCGAGCGGTTTGACGGCATTGCCGACACCCTCGAAGGCGCTCTCGGGAACCTCGAGGGCCTCGGCGAGGACGCGCGTGGCGCGCTTGCGGAAAACAAGCCGGAAATCGAGGACACCATTCGCGATCTGCGGAAGACGGCCGACTATTTGCGGGAGTTCGCGCGCACGGTTTCCGAGCAGCCCGAATCGCTGCTGCGGGGCGAGAATCGCGAGGGACGCCATCACTGA
- a CDS encoding ABC-type transport auxiliary lipoprotein family protein, giving the protein MLGLSALVCAAAGCVHTTETRYYQLDMTPSGKAQAGLSLEMGRLDVADDLARREILVQKDATEIEYYADAQWAVSVPELVRRKLEAELGRAKASEPVIVLDGDIQAFQQVDVPGGAEARVTLHLRFRKDSEVVFQNEYSRQFPARDPSPRAVAHALSRALEAIAADIAADAAKLANN; this is encoded by the coding sequence ATGCTTGGGCTGAGCGCGCTGGTCTGCGCCGCGGCGGGTTGTGTTCATACCACCGAAACCCGCTACTACCAGCTCGATATGACGCCGTCGGGCAAGGCCCAGGCTGGGCTCTCCCTCGAGATGGGCCGTCTTGACGTGGCCGACGACCTTGCGCGGCGCGAAATCCTGGTGCAAAAGGACGCCACCGAGATCGAATACTACGCCGACGCGCAGTGGGCGGTGAGTGTCCCCGAATTGGTGCGTAGGAAGCTCGAGGCCGAACTCGGCAGGGCAAAGGCCAGCGAGCCCGTCATTGTTCTTGACGGCGATATCCAGGCGTTTCAACAGGTCGACGTGCCGGGGGGCGCGGAAGCCCGGGTGACCTTGCACCTGCGGTTCCGGAAGGACTCTGAAGTCGTTTTCCAGAACGAATACAGCCGCCAATTCCCGGCCCGGGACCCTTCGCCAAGAGCCGTCGCGCACGCCCTGTCGCGCGCGCTCGAAGCCATTGCCGCGGACATCGCGGCCGACGCAGCCAAACTCGCCAATAACTGA